ATGGCCTCCTGGGCATTTCTCGCACCGCTGGTGTTGGGCAGCAGCGTCACATTCTTCGGGATATAGTCCAGGATGTTCTCCTGTTCCTTTGTGTTTGCCCGGCGCACCGCCAGGGTAATGATCTGGGCACCGGCATCCTGCACCGCTGCCTCGATGAGTTTCATGGAATATTTTCCTGAGCCCAGAATAAAACGCGAGTCAAACGTATGACCGCCAATAACCAATTTGTCGTCTTTCATGTAATCTTCCTTCTTTCTATGCTTCCAGTTCTCCTGACAGAATCCGCAGGATCATATGTGCCTCATGGGCTGCGCAGGCCATCACCCGGGGTGCCACCAGTCCCATGCCGTCGTTCACATCACTGACGCCGTCCCCGCACAGATAAAAATGGTCGGTGATCCTTCTCGTGCGGATGAGATTGGTACTCTTCATGCCCGCCATGCCGGAGCCCGCCACCAGATATTTTTCTGGCATCTGCTCCAGCACCACGTTCACCAGCATGGCCTTACATACCGGGTTGTCAAAGGCTTCGCACACCACATCCGCCTCTGCCAGCAGTGCCGGGGCATTCTCCTCTGTGATCTTCACATTGTGCAGCTCCAGCTCCGTATAGGGTGCGATCTCCCTTAAGTTTTCCGCCAGCGCCTCCACCTTGGGACGCCCCAGCTGTGCTGCCTTGTACTGCTGCCGGTGCAGATTGGTGATATCCAC
Above is a window of Oscillospiraceae bacterium NTUH-002-81 DNA encoding:
- the thiF gene encoding thiamine biosynthesis protein ThiF; this encodes MIPSKEEWMQVLELRHGKERQRAFSNATVAVCGLGGLGSNVAVSLARAGIGKLILMDFDRVDITNLHRQQYKAAQLGRPKVEALAENLREIAPYTELELHNVKITEENAPALLAEADVVCEAFDNPVCKAMLVNVVLEQMPEKYLVAGSGMAGMKSTNLIRTRRITDHFYLCGDGVSDVNDGMGLVAPRVMACAAHEAHMILRILSGELEA